One Acinetobacter colistiniresistens DNA segment encodes these proteins:
- the gatC gene encoding Asp-tRNA(Asn)/Glu-tRNA(Gln) amidotransferase subunit GatC has translation MSTSSDAQQTTDLNAQTVSQIAHLARLSLNDTQSAEYAQSLNKILGMMESLKGINTDDVEPLKSPFDNPQPLRADVVTESNHRDEYQAVAPATEAGLYLVPRVIE, from the coding sequence ATGTCTACATCATCAGATGCTCAGCAGACAACAGACTTAAATGCGCAAACGGTATCGCAAATTGCACACCTTGCACGTTTATCTCTCAATGACACGCAATCTGCTGAATATGCTCAAAGTTTAAATAAAATCCTTGGCATGATGGAAAGCTTGAAAGGCATTAATACCGATGATGTTGAGCCTTTAAAGAGCCCATTTGACAACCCGCAACCCCTACGCGCTGACGTTGTGACTGAAAGCAACCATCGTGATGAATATCAAGCGGTCGCGCCTGCTACAGAAGCAGGTTTGTACCTCGTACCTCGCGTAATTGAATAA
- the gatB gene encoding Asp-tRNA(Asn)/Glu-tRNA(Gln) amidotransferase subunit GatB — MAEAQKLKLIDGWEVVIGIEIHTQLATKSKIFSGSSTEFGQDPNTQASLVDLAMPGVLPVLNAEVVDLAIRFGLGIDAYIDQASVFARKNYFYPDSPKGYQISQMDNPIVGLGHIDIQLEDGTVKRIGVTRAHLEEDAGKSIHDQFEGMSGIDLNRAGTPLLEIVSEPDMRSVEEAVAYIKSIHTLVRWLGISDGNMAEGSFRADCNVSLRRPGQPFGTRCELKNLNSFRFIEQAINVEIERQMEILEYGGEIDQETRLFDPNKMETRSMRSKEEANDYRYFPDPDLLPVIIADEQIEAARAALPELPKARRARFIADFGVTEYDAHVLTLSREMADFYEAVVVAAGGAAQGKVSANWVMGEFSGALNKAGLELADSPVSAEQLGGMIARIIDNTINGKIAKQVFGFMWEAEGKSADDIIAEKGLKQETDTGAIEAIIKDVLAANEKMVEEYKSGKEKAFNGLVGQVMKAAKGKANPAQVNELMKKLIG, encoded by the coding sequence ATGGCTGAAGCTCAAAAGTTAAAGTTAATTGACGGTTGGGAAGTCGTTATCGGGATCGAGATCCACACGCAGTTGGCGACCAAGTCTAAAATCTTCTCTGGTTCATCGACTGAATTTGGTCAAGACCCAAATACGCAAGCCAGCCTTGTTGATTTAGCCATGCCGGGCGTATTGCCTGTATTGAATGCGGAAGTGGTTGATCTTGCGATTCGCTTCGGTTTGGGGATTGATGCCTATATCGACCAAGCCTCGGTATTTGCGCGTAAGAACTATTTCTACCCAGATTCGCCAAAAGGCTACCAGATCAGCCAGATGGACAATCCGATTGTTGGCTTGGGTCATATCGACATCCAGCTTGAAGATGGCACTGTGAAGCGTATAGGCGTGACTCGTGCCCATCTTGAAGAAGATGCAGGCAAATCGATCCATGACCAATTCGAAGGTATGTCGGGTATCGACTTAAACCGTGCGGGCACACCATTGCTTGAAATCGTATCTGAGCCAGATATGCGTTCAGTTGAAGAAGCGGTTGCCTATATCAAGTCGATTCACACGCTCGTGCGTTGGTTAGGAATTTCTGACGGTAACATGGCAGAAGGTTCATTCCGTGCTGACTGTAACGTATCACTCCGTCGTCCGGGTCAACCTTTTGGTACGCGTTGCGAGTTGAAAAACCTCAACTCATTCCGTTTCATTGAGCAAGCGATCAATGTTGAAATTGAACGCCAGATGGAAATCTTGGAATACGGCGGCGAGATTGATCAGGAAACCCGTTTGTTCGATCCGAACAAGATGGAAACCCGTTCAATGCGCTCAAAAGAAGAAGCGAACGACTATCGCTACTTCCCAGATCCAGATTTATTACCTGTGATCATTGCTGACGAGCAGATCGAAGCGGCACGCGCTGCCCTTCCAGAACTGCCTAAAGCGCGCCGTGCGCGCTTTATCGCTGACTTCGGTGTGACTGAGTACGATGCGCATGTATTGACGCTGTCACGCGAAATGGCGGACTTCTACGAAGCAGTTGTAGTCGCTGCTGGCGGTGCTGCACAAGGTAAAGTCTCTGCAAACTGGGTAATGGGTGAATTCTCAGGCGCTTTAAACAAAGCTGGCCTGGAATTGGCGGACTCTCCTGTTTCTGCTGAGCAATTGGGCGGCATGATTGCACGCATTATCGACAATACCATCAACGGTAAAATCGCAAAGCAAGTGTTTGGCTTTATGTGGGAAGCAGAAGGAAAATCTGCGGATGACATCATTGCTGAGAAAGGCTTAAAGCAAGAAACCGATACCGGCGCGATTGAAGCGATTATCAAAGACGTGCTTGCAGCCAATGAAAAAATGGTTGAAGAGTACAAGTCTGGTAAAGAAAAAGCCTTTAACGGTCTTGTTGGTCAAGTTATGAAAGCTGCAAAAGGCAAAGCTAACCCTGCTCAAGTGAATGAATTAATGAAAAAATTGATTGGTTAA
- a CDS encoding DUF262 domain-containing protein, with translation MSFQTPITIANAIEKIETNKFLLPAIQREFVWESSKIEWLFDSTMRNYPISSFLFWEVKEDTAKNYKFINDFRDRYNTHNKEISTNGLQTFYAILDGQQRLTSLYIGLKGSYAYKEYRKKWEDTESSIPTRHLYLNITQPLENEEDGRYYEFSFLEVAATKQAEIYRDGNQEWFKVGCILNYVSEQKFDLFVENINNPFSRIALRQLRRTILEYKTINYFLEEEQNLDKALNIFIRINSGGEPLNFSDLLMSIAVANWETKDARKEIHKLVDNIRDKGFTISKDLILKTFLYLHNKDIKFKVTNFTRENAKIFESEWETIRDSILSTFDTIKSFGFTDYTLTSKNAVIPIIYYIYHRDIYKDFNNIKSYKNDREIIKKWLHIVLIKRVFGGTSDNTLAQIRKAFTNDINKEYLLSEISSFPDQNIFSQIRKDTAINDDFIEDILSTQKENKYAFSILSLLYPHLDYKNNNFHKDHIHPESSFKYLSDNDKSKYDWASYNSVCNLQMLDANENMSKNGKQLIDWIELETKDKDRVSFLENHLIPNIDLALANFDNYYHKRKILLTEKLKLILL, from the coding sequence ATGTCATTCCAAACACCAATAACTATTGCAAATGCAATTGAAAAAATTGAAACAAACAAATTTCTATTACCAGCAATTCAAAGAGAATTTGTCTGGGAATCTTCAAAAATAGAATGGCTTTTTGACTCCACCATGAGAAACTATCCAATTAGCTCATTCCTTTTTTGGGAAGTAAAAGAAGACACTGCTAAAAATTATAAATTTATTAACGATTTTAGAGATCGTTACAACACTCATAATAAAGAAATTTCAACAAATGGTCTTCAAACCTTTTACGCAATCTTAGATGGTCAACAACGTCTAACATCTTTATATATAGGGTTAAAAGGTAGTTACGCTTATAAAGAATATCGTAAAAAGTGGGAAGATACCGAATCGTCTATTCCTACCCGACATTTATATTTAAACATTACTCAACCATTAGAAAATGAGGAAGATGGTAGATATTATGAGTTTTCCTTCTTAGAAGTAGCAGCAACAAAGCAAGCCGAAATTTATAGAGATGGTAATCAAGAATGGTTTAAAGTCGGTTGTATATTAAACTATGTCTCAGAGCAGAAATTTGATTTATTTGTTGAAAACATTAATAATCCATTTTCAAGAATTGCATTACGACAACTAAGAAGAACGATATTAGAGTATAAAACAATTAACTACTTCTTAGAGGAAGAGCAAAATCTAGACAAAGCATTAAATATATTTATTAGAATTAATAGTGGTGGTGAACCATTAAACTTCTCTGACCTTTTAATGTCAATTGCAGTTGCAAATTGGGAAACAAAAGATGCTAGAAAAGAAATCCACAAACTAGTTGACAACATTAGAGATAAAGGTTTTACCATTTCTAAGGACCTAATCTTAAAAACATTTTTATATCTCCACAATAAAGATATAAAATTCAAAGTGACTAATTTTACGAGAGAAAATGCTAAAATATTTGAGTCTGAATGGGAAACAATAAGAGACTCAATTCTATCTACATTTGACACAATTAAATCATTTGGATTTACTGACTATACTTTAACATCAAAGAATGCTGTAATCCCAATAATATATTATATTTATCATCGAGATATTTACAAAGACTTTAACAATATAAAGTCTTATAAAAATGATCGTGAAATTATAAAAAAATGGCTACACATCGTTTTAATAAAAAGAGTTTTCGGTGGAACATCTGACAACACTTTAGCCCAAATTAGAAAAGCATTTACAAACGATATAAACAAAGAGTATTTATTATCTGAGATAAGCTCATTTCCAGATCAAAATATATTCTCTCAGATTCGGAAAGATACTGCTATTAATGATGATTTCATCGAAGATATCCTTAGCACACAAAAGGAAAACAAATATGCATTCTCTATTTTAAGCCTACTATATCCACACTTGGATTATAAAAACAATAATTTCCACAAAGATCATATTCATCCTGAATCTAGTTTCAAGTACTTATCTGACAATGATAAGTCCAAATATGACTGGGCATCATATAATAGTGTATGTAATCTTCAAATGCTTGATGCAAATGAAAATATGTCAAAAAACGGGAAACAACTTATTGATTGGATCGAGCTAGAAACAAAGGACAAAGATAGAGTTTCCTTTCTTGAAAATCACTTAATTCCTAATATTGACCTAGCTTTAGCGAATTTCGATAATTACTATCATAAAAGAAAAATTTTACTTACCGAAAAATTAAAATTAATTTTACTCTGA
- the gatA gene encoding Asp-tRNA(Asn)/Glu-tRNA(Gln) amidotransferase subunit GatA has product MTDLHRLSIRELSEGLKTAQFSSRELTEHYLKRIAQIDPKVKSYVTVTTEQALAEANAADAALKAGNAHALAGIPLAHKDIFCTQGIKTTAGSKMLDNFISPYDATVVAKAKAAGLVTLGKVNMDEFAMGSTSENSYVGATSNPWALDHVPGGSSGGSAAAVAADLAPIATGTDTGGSIRQPASFCGLTGLKPTYGRVSRFGMIAYASSLDQGGPMARSAEDCAYLMNVIAGHDAKDSTSINKEVDDYVANLNGTAVKGLRIGIPKQYFNVAGLDTDVKARVEESLKKLEDMGATLVEIDLNMTEAYVPTYYLIAPAEASSNLSRFDGVRYGYRCENPVDLMDLYKRSRSEGFGAEVQRRILIGTYALSAGYYDAYYVKAQKVRRLIQQDFLKAFENVDVIAAPSAPTTAYKIGANLSPTEMYLGDIYTLAVNLAGLPAINAPVGFDKDSLPVGLQLIGNYWSESQLLSIVHQYQQNTDWHTKRAAIAEENA; this is encoded by the coding sequence ATGACAGATTTACATCGCTTATCAATCCGTGAACTCTCTGAAGGCTTAAAAACAGCCCAATTTTCATCACGCGAATTGACTGAACATTATTTGAAGCGTATTGCCCAAATTGACCCAAAAGTAAAAAGTTATGTAACAGTGACTACAGAACAGGCGCTTGCGGAAGCAAATGCGGCTGATGCTGCACTGAAAGCAGGCAATGCCCATGCGCTGGCAGGTATTCCGCTTGCGCACAAAGATATTTTTTGTACCCAAGGCATTAAAACCACTGCCGGTTCAAAAATGCTGGATAACTTCATTTCACCATACGATGCAACGGTGGTTGCAAAAGCGAAAGCTGCGGGTCTCGTGACTTTAGGTAAGGTGAACATGGATGAGTTCGCAATGGGCTCAACCTCTGAAAACTCTTATGTCGGTGCAACCTCGAATCCTTGGGCACTGGATCATGTTCCGGGTGGTTCATCTGGTGGTTCTGCTGCGGCTGTCGCGGCTGATCTTGCGCCGATCGCAACAGGAACCGATACGGGTGGCTCCATTCGTCAACCTGCTTCATTCTGCGGCTTAACTGGCTTAAAACCGACCTATGGTCGTGTATCTCGCTTCGGTATGATTGCGTATGCATCATCACTGGATCAGGGCGGCCCAATGGCGCGTTCGGCAGAAGACTGTGCGTATTTGATGAATGTGATTGCAGGTCATGATGCCAAAGACTCGACTTCAATCAACAAAGAAGTGGACGATTACGTTGCCAACTTAAACGGCACAGCGGTGAAAGGCCTACGCATTGGTATTCCAAAGCAATACTTCAATGTGGCAGGTTTAGACACTGATGTGAAAGCACGCGTTGAAGAATCGTTGAAAAAGCTTGAAGACATGGGCGCGACCTTGGTTGAGATTGATCTCAACATGACTGAAGCCTATGTACCAACCTACTACTTGATCGCACCTGCGGAAGCCTCTTCGAACCTATCACGTTTTGATGGTGTACGTTATGGCTACCGTTGTGAAAATCCTGTGGACTTGATGGACTTGTACAAACGTTCACGTTCAGAAGGTTTTGGTGCCGAAGTACAACGTCGTATCCTGATCGGGACTTATGCCCTTTCTGCGGGTTACTACGATGCTTACTATGTGAAAGCACAAAAAGTACGTCGCTTGATTCAGCAAGACTTCCTTAAAGCATTTGAAAATGTCGACGTGATTGCTGCACCATCTGCACCAACCACTGCTTACAAAATCGGTGCGAATCTCAGCCCGACTGAAATGTATTTAGGCGATATCTATACCCTTGCTGTGAACTTGGCAGGTCTACCTGCCATCAACGCACCTGTTGGCTTTGATAAAGACAGCTTGCCTGTGGGCTTACAGTTGATTGGTAACTACTGGTCAGAATCACAATTGCTTTCGATTGTGCATCAATATCAACAAAACACAGACTGGCATACCAAACGTGCGGCAATTGCTGAGGAGAATGCATAA